A window of Mangifera indica cultivar Alphonso chromosome 13, CATAS_Mindica_2.1, whole genome shotgun sequence contains these coding sequences:
- the LOC123194884 gene encoding ribosomal RNA processing protein 1 homolog isoform X1, which produces MDARKAGASLIKQLASCHKPTRDKALYLLLNTWLPAQTQISDNYMKKLWKGLFYCIWHADKLPIQAQLIQNLSSLLPSLPLPLSIHYFSVFLQTMRSEWAGIDALRLDKFYLLIRTFLRYFFEIFKKHSWDLEIVNTLVNALIDKCFIAEGRIKGDGVNYHVVSIFVEELSPFLPLRKEVVEEVFGPFISLMRKAQDKVLLGKIKSGVFEVLLKMGKKLLGMKKSGCEADLADDVMKLGTTAMLMGFSAKFFEFGSSVECFQGNRTVLFGLHEEFLKLEKDLESSEIVISIPEVNDDVPNLVPVSSDMEVDESAGCAVSGSASKVLKKCKKAKVSVSNEQKEKKRKKNKKINLFSEFGIENGTSDKEKENVVSTACDILNDKHRADENLISFDQSTLSNLQLQFEKVAAEVGLDSCVESACDLPKITVNETVTKKRKRVKSANGQQSQNPETDQVDGDVDLSVKSREKSAKKVRFSMKNNLVWKPQSPLPPQSLRLPPSVTPRGSALKKGVPPGPIREMPLAIKKAKQRSKSAKKVRNVIKLVNPAHKSVKKLKSCSTQ; this is translated from the coding sequence ATGGACGCCCGAAAAGCTGGCGCCTCTCTCATAAAGCAGCTAGCTTCCTGCCACAAGCCTACCCGCGACAAGGCCCTCTACCTCCTCCTCAACACCTGGCTCCCCGCCCAGACTCAAATTTCCGATAACTACATGAAGAAGCTCTGGAAAGGCCTCTTTTATTGCATCTGGCATGCGGACAAACTCCCCATTCAAGCTCAACTAATCCAaaatctctcttctctcctcccCTCCCTCCCCCTCCCCCTCTCAATTCATTACTTCTCCGTCTTCTTGCAAACCATGCGCTCTGAGTGGGCCGGCATCGATGCGCTCAGGTTAGACAAATTCTATTTGCTGATTAGGACTTTCTTGCGTTACTTCTTTGAGATTTTCAAGAAGCATTCGTGGGATTTAGAGATTGTTAATACATTAGTGAATGCTTTAATTGATAAATGTTTTATAGCTGAGGGTAGGATTAAAGGTGATGGTGTTAATTACcatgttgtttctatttttgttgAGGAGCTTAGTCCGTTTTTGCCTTTGAGGAAGGAAGTTGTTGAGGAAGTTTTCGGACCCTTCATTTCGCTTATGAGGAAAGCTCAAGATAAGGTGTTGTTAGGCAAGATTAAGAGTGGGGTGTTTGAGGTGTTGCTGAAGATGGGGAAGAAATTGTTGGGGATGAAGAAATCGGGATGTGAAGCTGATTTGGCTGATGATGTTATGAAGTTGGGGACAACTGCGATGCTTATGGGATTTTCAGCCAAGTTTTTTGAGTTTGGATCCTCTGTTGAGTGTTTTCAAGGGAATAGGACGGTGTTGTTTGGTTTGCATGAAGAGTTTCTCAAATTGGAGAAGGATTTGGAGTCTTCTGAGATTGTTATATCGATTCCTGAGGTCAATGATGACGTGCCAAATTTGGTTCCTGTTAGCAGTGACATGGAAGTGGATGAGTCAGCCGGCTGTGCTGTCTCAGGATCTGCTAGTAAAGTCTTGAAAAAATGTAAGAAGGCTAAGGTATCTGTTAGCAATGAACAAAAGGAGAAAAAGCgcaagaaaaataagaaaattaatttgttttctgaATTTGGTATTGAAAATGGTACTAGTGATAAGGAAAAGGAGAATGTTGTTAGTACAGCATGTGATATTTTGAATGACAAACATAGAGCTGATGAAAATTTGATATCTTTTGATCAGTCTACGCTATCTAATCTTCAGCTGCAATTTGAGAAAGTTGCTGCTGAAGTCGGCTTGGATAGTTGTGTTGAAAGTGCTTGTGATTTGCCAAAAATTACAGTTAATGAAACTGTCACcaagaagaggaagagagtGAAGAGTGCCAATGGGCAGCAATCACAGAACCCAGAAACTGACCAGGTAGATGGTGACGTTGACCTAAGTGTGAAGAGTAGGGAGAAGAGTGCAAAGAAGGTAAGGTTTTCCATGAAAAACAACTTAGTGTGGAAGCCCCAAAGTCCTTTACCTCCACAAAGTTTGAGACTGCCTCCTTCTGTTACCCCAAGAGGAAGTGCACTCAAGAAAGGGGTACCTCCAGGTCCAATCAGGGAGATGCCTCTTGCAATTAAAAAGGCAAAACAAAGATCTAAATCTGCAAAGAAGGTTCGGAATGTGATAAAGCTTGTGAACCCAGCTCATAAAAGCGTGAAGAAGTTAAAATCTTGTTCCACCCAATAG
- the LOC123194884 gene encoding uncharacterized protein LOC123194884 isoform X2 has translation MDARKAGASLIKQLASCHKPTRDKALYLLLNTWLPAQTQISDNYMKKLWKGLFYCIWHADKLPIQAQLIQNLSSLLPSLPLPLSIHYFSVFLQTMRSEWAGIDALSPFLPLRKEVVEEVFGPFISLMRKAQDKVLLGKIKSGVFEVLLKMGKKLLGMKKSGCEADLADDVMKLGTTAMLMGFSAKFFEFGSSVECFQGNRTVLFGLHEEFLKLEKDLESSEIVISIPEVNDDVPNLVPVSSDMEVDESAGCAVSGSASKVLKKCKKAKVSVSNEQKEKKRKKNKKINLFSEFGIENGTSDKEKENVVSTACDILNDKHRADENLISFDQSTLSNLQLQFEKVAAEVGLDSCVESACDLPKITVNETVTKKRKRVKSANGQQSQNPETDQVDGDVDLSVKSREKSAKKVRFSMKNNLVWKPQSPLPPQSLRLPPSVTPRGSALKKGVPPGPIREMPLAIKKAKQRSKSAKKVRNVIKLVNPAHKSVKKLKSCSTQ, from the exons ATGGACGCCCGAAAAGCTGGCGCCTCTCTCATAAAGCAGCTAGCTTCCTGCCACAAGCCTACCCGCGACAAGGCCCTCTACCTCCTCCTCAACACCTGGCTCCCCGCCCAGACTCAAATTTCCGATAACTACATGAAGAAGCTCTGGAAAGGCCTCTTTTATTGCATCTGGCATGCGGACAAACTCCCCATTCAAGCTCAACTAATCCAaaatctctcttctctcctcccCTCCCTCCCCCTCCCCCTCTCAATTCATTACTTCTCCGTCTTCTTGCAAACCATGCGCTCTGAGTGGGCCGGCATCGATGCGCTCAG TCCGTTTTTGCCTTTGAGGAAGGAAGTTGTTGAGGAAGTTTTCGGACCCTTCATTTCGCTTATGAGGAAAGCTCAAGATAAGGTGTTGTTAGGCAAGATTAAGAGTGGGGTGTTTGAGGTGTTGCTGAAGATGGGGAAGAAATTGTTGGGGATGAAGAAATCGGGATGTGAAGCTGATTTGGCTGATGATGTTATGAAGTTGGGGACAACTGCGATGCTTATGGGATTTTCAGCCAAGTTTTTTGAGTTTGGATCCTCTGTTGAGTGTTTTCAAGGGAATAGGACGGTGTTGTTTGGTTTGCATGAAGAGTTTCTCAAATTGGAGAAGGATTTGGAGTCTTCTGAGATTGTTATATCGATTCCTGAGGTCAATGATGACGTGCCAAATTTGGTTCCTGTTAGCAGTGACATGGAAGTGGATGAGTCAGCCGGCTGTGCTGTCTCAGGATCTGCTAGTAAAGTCTTGAAAAAATGTAAGAAGGCTAAGGTATCTGTTAGCAATGAACAAAAGGAGAAAAAGCgcaagaaaaataagaaaattaatttgttttctgaATTTGGTATTGAAAATGGTACTAGTGATAAGGAAAAGGAGAATGTTGTTAGTACAGCATGTGATATTTTGAATGACAAACATAGAGCTGATGAAAATTTGATATCTTTTGATCAGTCTACGCTATCTAATCTTCAGCTGCAATTTGAGAAAGTTGCTGCTGAAGTCGGCTTGGATAGTTGTGTTGAAAGTGCTTGTGATTTGCCAAAAATTACAGTTAATGAAACTGTCACcaagaagaggaagagagtGAAGAGTGCCAATGGGCAGCAATCACAGAACCCAGAAACTGACCAGGTAGATGGTGACGTTGACCTAAGTGTGAAGAGTAGGGAGAAGAGTGCAAAGAAGGTAAGGTTTTCCATGAAAAACAACTTAGTGTGGAAGCCCCAAAGTCCTTTACCTCCACAAAGTTTGAGACTGCCTCCTTCTGTTACCCCAAGAGGAAGTGCACTCAAGAAAGGGGTACCTCCAGGTCCAATCAGGGAGATGCCTCTTGCAATTAAAAAGGCAAAACAAAGATCTAAATCTGCAAAGAAGGTTCGGAATGTGATAAAGCTTGTGAACCCAGCTCATAAAAGCGTGAAGAAGTTAAAATCTTGTTCCACCCAATAG